One stretch of Comamonas testosteroni DNA includes these proteins:
- a CDS encoding TolC family protein → MQFPFLSLKRLALLLVALGLGGTALAQAAAQPAAAGLRFSDYLSAVEQHSLDLQSQQQNVVSARAGVGIAGIRPDPQLSLGAAREQVNSGLPRPQNRTYELSMELETGGKRSARIRAARSQVRLAEAEVEGFRTQLFSDAAQDFTQACRDRQALERKEQTLNALSDVVKANEVRRKAGDVGTVEWRQSRVERDQFQADVTQARADAQTSRLALSVPLGRKLSEVFGSEDLQCDFQPFANDKNIDALVVQALQVRSDVRVAQAMLDNARDNAGLAQANRWVNPTLAVGLTAIPATSAGVDAKGNVFDANNRSRMLSVSVSMPIPFSRLNRGEVLQAEAIVTQAMLGLQQSQHKAEADVRSAYFRFAAAQENVERYRSNALADAQRVLESIRLSYRHGQASLLELLSAQRSADDAYLGYLQADADLAKATVDLQLSIGQRPAL, encoded by the coding sequence ATGCAATTTCCCTTTCTTTCCCTCAAGCGCCTGGCTCTGCTGCTGGTGGCGCTGGGCCTGGGTGGCACGGCATTGGCCCAGGCCGCGGCGCAGCCTGCCGCCGCCGGGCTGCGCTTCAGCGACTACCTGAGCGCTGTCGAGCAGCACAGCCTGGACCTGCAATCCCAGCAACAGAACGTGGTGTCAGCCCGGGCTGGCGTCGGCATCGCGGGCATACGACCCGATCCCCAGCTCTCGCTGGGAGCTGCGCGCGAGCAGGTCAATAGCGGCCTGCCGCGCCCGCAGAACCGGACCTATGAACTCAGCATGGAGCTGGAGACCGGCGGCAAGCGCTCGGCTCGCATTCGCGCTGCACGCAGCCAGGTGCGGCTGGCCGAGGCGGAGGTCGAGGGATTCCGCACCCAGCTGTTCTCCGATGCGGCCCAGGACTTCACACAGGCCTGCCGCGATCGCCAGGCGCTTGAGCGCAAGGAGCAGACGCTCAATGCTCTGTCCGATGTAGTCAAGGCCAACGAGGTGCGACGCAAGGCCGGCGACGTCGGCACCGTTGAGTGGCGGCAGTCTCGCGTGGAGCGCGACCAGTTCCAGGCCGACGTGACGCAGGCACGGGCCGATGCCCAGACCTCACGTCTGGCCCTGAGCGTGCCGCTGGGGCGCAAGCTCTCGGAGGTCTTCGGCTCCGAGGATCTGCAATGCGATTTCCAGCCCTTTGCGAACGACAAGAACATTGACGCCCTGGTGGTCCAGGCCCTGCAGGTGCGCAGTGATGTGCGCGTGGCCCAGGCCATGCTGGACAATGCGCGCGACAATGCAGGCCTGGCCCAGGCCAACCGCTGGGTCAATCCCACGCTGGCCGTGGGATTGACCGCCATACCAGCCACGTCTGCGGGTGTGGATGCCAAAGGCAATGTCTTCGATGCGAACAACCGCTCGCGCATGTTGTCGGTCTCGGTGAGCATGCCCATCCCGTTCTCGCGCCTGAACCGCGGTGAGGTGCTGCAGGCCGAGGCCATCGTGACCCAGGCCATGCTGGGGCTGCAGCAGTCGCAACACAAGGCCGAGGCTGATGTGCGCTCCGCCTACTTCCGTTTCGCGGCGGCGCAGGAGAATGTGGAGCGCTATCGCAGCAATGCGCTGGCGGATGCGCAGCGCGTGCTCGAGAGCATCCGACTGTCCTACCGTCACGGCCAGGCTTCATTGCTGGAGCTGCTGTCGGCCCAGCGCTCGGCCGATGATGCCTACCTCGGCTATCTGCAGGCCGATGCTGATCTGGCCAAGGCCACGGTCGATCTGCAACTGAGCATAGGCCAGCGGCCCGCGCTGTGA
- the dusB gene encoding tRNA dihydrouridine synthase DusB, protein MPALHIGHIPLANRLFVAPMAGVTDRPFRQLCKALGAGYAVSEMVTSRKDLWNSLKTSRRANHEGEPGPISVQIAGTEALMMAEAAIYNIERGAQIIDINMGCPAKKVCNKWAGSALMQNEPLAVEIAQAVVEAARPYNVPVTLKMRTGWCDTHKNAVLLARQFEDVGIQMLTVHGRTREQGYKGFAEYDTIAAVKQAVKVPVVANGDVNSPEKARDVLAYTGADAIMVGRAAQGRPWIFREIAHFLATGEHLAPPLVAELRRLLLEHLQDHYSLYGEGVGVRSARKHIAWYLRALPGGEEFRKHINTIEDCAVQWQAVADYLDALGQQMERIPAATAAAEASSELDEPAEMAA, encoded by the coding sequence ATGCCCGCCCTGCACATTGGTCATATTCCATTGGCAAATCGTCTGTTTGTCGCTCCCATGGCGGGTGTGACGGACCGGCCGTTTCGCCAGCTGTGCAAGGCACTGGGAGCCGGTTATGCGGTCAGCGAGATGGTGACCAGCCGCAAGGACTTGTGGAACAGTCTCAAGACCAGTCGCCGTGCCAACCATGAAGGCGAGCCTGGGCCGATTTCGGTCCAGATTGCCGGCACCGAAGCGCTCATGATGGCCGAGGCTGCCATCTACAACATCGAGCGCGGCGCGCAGATCATCGACATCAACATGGGCTGCCCGGCCAAGAAGGTCTGCAACAAATGGGCGGGCTCCGCCCTGATGCAGAACGAGCCGCTGGCCGTGGAGATTGCCCAGGCCGTGGTGGAGGCCGCACGTCCCTACAACGTGCCAGTCACCCTGAAGATGCGCACCGGCTGGTGCGATACGCACAAGAACGCAGTTCTGCTGGCGCGCCAGTTTGAAGATGTCGGCATCCAGATGCTGACCGTGCACGGCCGCACGCGCGAGCAAGGCTACAAGGGCTTTGCCGAGTACGACACGATTGCGGCCGTCAAGCAGGCCGTCAAAGTGCCTGTGGTGGCCAATGGCGATGTCAACAGCCCCGAAAAGGCCCGCGATGTGCTGGCCTATACGGGGGCAGACGCCATCATGGTCGGCCGTGCAGCTCAGGGCAGACCGTGGATCTTTCGCGAGATCGCGCACTTTCTGGCCACCGGAGAGCATCTGGCTCCCCCCCTGGTGGCCGAGCTGCGTCGTCTGCTGCTCGAACATTTGCAAGATCACTACAGCCTGTATGGCGAGGGAGTCGGCGTGCGCAGCGCCCGCAAGCATATTGCGTGGTATCTGCGAGCTCTGCCGGGCGGGGAAGAGTTCAGAAAACACATCAACACTATTGAGGACTGTGCGGTGCAATGGCAGGCCGTGGCCGACTATCTGGATGCCCTGGGGCAGCAGATGGAGCGGATCCCGGCGGCCACGGCCGCTGCTGAAGCAAGCAGCGAGCTGGACGAACCGGCAGAAATGGCTGCATGA
- a CDS encoding efflux RND transporter periplasmic adaptor subunit has protein sequence MKQVLNSCSPVGAACLLLCLALAACNGDKQTPAAAADSQAALYREGNLVVVPSQSPVLAQLKLAQATQEQVQTLISAPANIEAEPEKMVKITPPVAGRLVRLHRQLGDPVKVGEALITMDSSDISVARADNAKAQSALLLARQEFDRQKLLFDAEIAARKDYEAAQQALAAASADARAATDRLAQLGADVQASSRGSYVIKSPISGRVVEMAGSQGGYWNDVNASVMTVADLSKVWLSASVPERDLAHVDVGQEAHIALTAYPDLRLEGRVQYVGEIVDAATRSVKVRVAVDNREGRLRPGMFARVSFDGPGRDALMVPTTALLQGNVSSRIFVDKGRTDKGALFEPRDVQVGAQQDGKVEIRSGLASGERIVVNGGVLLQ, from the coding sequence ATGAAACAAGTCCTGAACTCCTGCAGTCCCGTGGGGGCTGCCTGCCTGCTGTTGTGTCTGGCGCTCGCTGCCTGCAATGGCGACAAGCAGACGCCGGCCGCTGCTGCCGATAGCCAGGCTGCGCTGTACCGCGAAGGCAATCTGGTCGTGGTGCCGTCGCAATCTCCCGTGCTGGCGCAGCTGAAGCTGGCACAAGCCACCCAGGAGCAGGTCCAAACCCTGATCTCGGCGCCGGCGAATATCGAGGCCGAGCCTGAAAAGATGGTCAAGATCACGCCTCCGGTCGCGGGCCGGCTGGTGCGTCTGCATCGACAGCTTGGCGACCCGGTCAAGGTCGGCGAGGCCTTGATCACCATGGACTCCTCCGACATCTCGGTCGCTCGGGCGGACAATGCCAAGGCCCAGTCCGCGCTGCTGCTGGCGCGTCAGGAGTTCGATCGCCAGAAGCTGCTGTTTGATGCCGAGATCGCGGCGCGCAAGGATTACGAGGCCGCGCAGCAGGCGCTGGCCGCAGCCAGCGCCGATGCGCGCGCTGCGACCGACCGCCTGGCCCAGCTTGGCGCCGATGTGCAGGCCAGCTCGCGGGGCAGCTATGTGATCAAGTCGCCGATCAGCGGACGCGTGGTGGAAATGGCGGGCTCGCAGGGCGGCTATTGGAATGACGTGAATGCCTCGGTGATGACCGTGGCCGATCTCAGCAAGGTCTGGCTCAGCGCCAGCGTGCCCGAGCGCGACCTGGCCCATGTGGACGTGGGCCAGGAGGCGCATATCGCGCTGACCGCCTATCCCGACCTCAGGCTCGAAGGCCGTGTGCAATACGTGGGTGAGATCGTTGATGCCGCCACGCGCAGCGTCAAGGTGCGTGTGGCCGTGGACAACCGCGAAGGGCGGTTGCGCCCGGGAATGTTTGCGCGCGTGAGCTTTGACGGACCGGGTCGTGACGCCCTCATGGTGCCGACCACGGCGCTGCTCCAGGGCAATGTGAGCTCACGGATTTTCGTAGACAAGGGGCGCACGGACAAGGGCGCCCTCTTTGAGCCACGCGACGTGCAGGTCGGCGCGCAGCAGGATGGCAAGGTGGAGATCCGCTCGGGCCTGGCGTCCGGCGAGCGCATCGTCGTCAACGGTGGAGTGCTGCTGCAATGA
- a CDS encoding carbohydrate porin, with amino-acid sequence MLPGRERSYSFTTTASLGYRPWAGGEVYLDLEGAQGIPLSGLAGLGGFTNGELAKTSGARLKLYRARAFLRQTWSHGGEQEAVESEARQLAGTVDKRRTVLTVGNLAVIDIFDDNRYSHDPRTQFMNWSLMTQGAFDYAADARGYSWGAVLEWFHDDWEVRFGRFIQPKEPNGQPLDYRIFKHYGDQLEVAHAHTLAGQPGKLRALVFRNHAVMTRYDDALSLAAQTGAVPDLNVARYGARSKHGFGINLEQALSEDVGLFARGSWADGKTEIYAFTEIDRSLSAGLLIQGRRWGRANDTLGIGVARNFLSSTHRQYLAEGGVGPFIGDGRLNYKPENIFEMFYSVGIGKQSSISFDWQHIRNPAYNADRGPVNALAVRLHTEF; translated from the coding sequence TTGTTGCCAGGGCGCGAGCGCAGCTACTCCTTCACGACCACTGCATCTCTCGGATACCGTCCATGGGCCGGAGGGGAGGTCTATCTTGATCTGGAAGGCGCGCAGGGCATTCCTCTGTCGGGACTGGCAGGCCTGGGTGGCTTTACCAATGGGGAACTGGCCAAGACTTCGGGAGCAAGGTTGAAGCTCTATCGCGCCCGTGCATTCTTGCGCCAGACCTGGAGTCATGGCGGTGAGCAAGAGGCGGTGGAGTCAGAGGCAAGGCAGTTGGCGGGCACGGTGGACAAGCGTCGTACTGTGCTCACGGTGGGCAATCTGGCGGTCATCGATATCTTTGACGACAACCGCTACAGCCATGATCCGCGCACGCAGTTCATGAACTGGTCGCTGATGACTCAAGGCGCGTTTGACTATGCCGCCGATGCCAGAGGTTACAGCTGGGGAGCGGTGCTGGAGTGGTTTCACGACGACTGGGAGGTGCGCTTCGGTCGCTTCATCCAGCCCAAGGAGCCCAACGGCCAGCCGCTGGACTATCGAATTTTCAAACACTACGGCGATCAGCTGGAAGTAGCCCACGCACACACGCTGGCGGGCCAGCCGGGCAAGTTGCGTGCTTTGGTCTTCCGCAACCATGCCGTGATGACGCGCTATGACGATGCACTCAGCCTGGCGGCGCAGACCGGGGCGGTGCCGGATCTGAATGTTGCGCGCTACGGTGCCAGAAGCAAGCACGGCTTCGGCATCAACCTGGAGCAGGCGCTGAGTGAGGACGTGGGTCTTTTTGCCCGTGGCAGCTGGGCCGATGGCAAGACGGAAATCTATGCCTTCACGGAAATCGACCGCTCTCTTTCTGCGGGTCTGCTGATCCAGGGGCGCAGATGGGGACGGGCGAACGATACGCTGGGCATAGGCGTGGCGCGCAATTTCCTCTCGTCCACACACCGCCAGTATCTGGCAGAGGGCGGGGTGGGGCCGTTCATTGGGGATGGGCGTCTGAACTACAAGCCCGAGAATATTTTCGAGATGTTCTACAGCGTGGGGATCGGCAAACAATCCAGCATCAGCTTTGACTGGCAGCATATCCGTAACCCTGCATACAACGCGGACCGTGGGCCCGTCAACGCACTGGCTGTGCGTTTGCACACCGAGTTCTGA
- a CDS encoding M15 family metallopeptidase: MKTIVPSDAKPAVTAAADLVPLATLAPGIKQDMRYVSKHNFMGRPVAGYEAGVCWLSRVAAESLATVQKELAGQGLALKVYDCYRPQAAVDDFVRWGRDMADQKNKDMYYPRVPKSELFKRGYIAEKSGHSRASTVDMTLLVVDAKRARKLVRGPLADGIEVDMGTPFDLFDEQSHTDNAQQSPDVQHNRRWLRSLMQRNGWKNLPEEWWHYTLVSEPYPEQYFDMPVREN, translated from the coding sequence ATGAAGACCATCGTGCCGTCTGATGCCAAACCAGCGGTCACGGCGGCTGCCGATCTGGTGCCGCTGGCGACGCTGGCGCCCGGCATCAAGCAGGACATGCGCTATGTCTCCAAGCACAACTTCATGGGCCGCCCCGTGGCTGGCTATGAGGCCGGGGTTTGCTGGCTCAGCCGCGTGGCCGCCGAATCTCTGGCAACTGTTCAAAAGGAACTGGCAGGACAGGGTCTGGCTCTGAAGGTCTATGACTGTTACCGACCCCAGGCGGCCGTCGACGACTTTGTGCGCTGGGGGCGCGATATGGCCGATCAGAAAAACAAGGATATGTATTACCCGCGCGTGCCCAAGAGCGAGCTCTTCAAGCGTGGCTACATCGCCGAGAAATCGGGTCACAGCCGTGCCAGCACCGTGGACATGACGCTGCTGGTGGTGGATGCCAAGCGCGCCAGAAAGCTGGTGCGCGGGCCGTTGGCCGACGGAATCGAAGTGGACATGGGCACGCCCTTCGATCTGTTTGACGAGCAGTCGCATACCGACAATGCCCAGCAATCGCCGGATGTGCAGCACAACCGCCGCTGGCTGCGCAGCCTGATGCAGCGCAACGGATGGAAGAACCTGCCAGAGGAGTGGTGGCATTACACGCTGGTCAGCGAGCCCTATCCTGAGCAGTACTTTGATATGCCGGTGCGTGAAAACTGA
- a CDS encoding YqaA family protein: MEAWIHQLLQWLALPELGLSTVFVVALVSATLLPLGSEPVVAALVSANPDLFWPAIVVATAGNTLGGAISWWMGLAAKQAWNKAKKLRRHGEPPPQNMHHKSRWNRVARYWLRKYGAKACLLSWLPVVGDPLCAVAGWVRLPFWPCVAYMAVGKFLRYTLMTAGLHQIILRFF, translated from the coding sequence ATGGAAGCGTGGATACATCAGTTGCTGCAATGGCTGGCCCTGCCGGAGCTGGGCCTTAGCACCGTGTTTGTCGTGGCCCTGGTCTCTGCCACCCTGCTGCCGCTGGGCTCTGAGCCGGTGGTGGCCGCACTGGTCTCAGCCAACCCCGATCTGTTCTGGCCCGCCATTGTGGTCGCGACGGCTGGCAACACGCTGGGTGGGGCCATCAGCTGGTGGATGGGACTGGCCGCCAAACAGGCCTGGAACAAGGCCAAAAAGCTGCGCCGACATGGAGAGCCGCCGCCCCAGAACATGCACCACAAGTCACGCTGGAACCGCGTCGCCCGTTACTGGCTGCGCAAATACGGCGCCAAGGCCTGCCTGCTGAGCTGGCTGCCCGTCGTCGGCGACCCGCTATGCGCGGTCGCCGGCTGGGTGCGCCTGCCTTTCTGGCCCTGCGTCGCCTATATGGCAGTTGGAAAATTCCTGCGCTATACCTTGATGACGGCAGGCCTGCACCAGATCATCCTGCGGTTTTTCTAG
- a CDS encoding sensor histidine kinase gives MTAKPQRFLHLRRALILTGMAATMAAIFALDTLTEYAVAAAVFHTAVILVAVRWFSPRLVIGTTVLCIALTLASFALTPAGAYRTGLINTGISILAIVITAYLGLKMVAAQNAAHAAQTQLLRITQATSLGQVTASIAHEVNQPLAAIVTSGNACQRWLAQQPPNLEKAGQALERILGDARRASEVIARIRSMARGEAPSKQKFDLNEAVREMVNLSGADLNQRAIAMDLQLAPGLAPAWCDRVQFLQVLGNLLLNAMDAMQDTPAVQRRIAVATQALGQQLVLTVTDAGVGLSPLAKSHLFDAFWSTKREGMGLGLNISRHMAEANGGRIWATDREDGHSGAVFHVTIAAFVASGDPVSGGHKLG, from the coding sequence ATGACAGCCAAACCGCAACGCTTCCTGCATCTGCGCCGGGCCCTGATCCTGACCGGCATGGCAGCGACCATGGCAGCCATCTTCGCGCTGGATACGCTGACCGAGTACGCGGTGGCCGCCGCCGTGTTCCACACGGCCGTCATCCTCGTGGCGGTGCGCTGGTTCAGCCCGCGCCTGGTGATAGGCACCACGGTGCTGTGCATAGCGCTCACCCTGGCCAGCTTTGCGCTGACGCCGGCTGGCGCCTACCGCACCGGACTCATCAACACGGGCATCAGCATCCTGGCCATCGTCATCACGGCCTATCTGGGCCTGAAGATGGTGGCCGCCCAGAATGCGGCCCACGCAGCACAGACCCAGCTGCTGCGCATCACTCAGGCCACCAGCCTGGGACAGGTGACGGCCTCGATCGCCCATGAGGTCAACCAGCCGCTGGCTGCCATCGTCACCAGCGGCAATGCCTGCCAGCGTTGGCTGGCTCAGCAGCCACCGAATCTCGAAAAAGCCGGCCAGGCGCTGGAGCGCATCCTGGGTGATGCGCGGCGCGCCAGCGAGGTCATTGCGCGTATCCGCTCCATGGCGCGCGGCGAGGCACCGAGCAAGCAGAAGTTCGATCTCAACGAGGCAGTGCGCGAGATGGTGAATCTGTCGGGCGCGGACCTGAACCAGCGCGCCATTGCCATGGACCTGCAACTGGCGCCGGGTCTGGCCCCGGCCTGGTGCGACCGAGTGCAGTTTTTGCAGGTGCTGGGCAATCTGCTGCTCAACGCCATGGACGCCATGCAGGACACGCCGGCCGTGCAGCGGCGCATTGCCGTGGCTACCCAGGCCTTGGGCCAGCAACTGGTGCTGACAGTCACCGATGCGGGAGTGGGGCTATCGCCGCTGGCCAAAAGCCATTTGTTCGATGCCTTCTGGAGCACCAAGCGTGAGGGCATGGGTCTGGGGCTGAACATCAGTCGCCACATGGCCGAGGCCAATGGTGGCCGCATCTGGGCCACGGACCGCGAGGACGGGCACAGCGGCGCCGTGTTTCATGTGACCATCGCGGCTTTCGTCGCATCGGGTGATCCCGTATCAGGAGGACACAAGCTTGGCTGA
- a CDS encoding response regulator transcription factor: protein MAELETVYVIDDDASVRAAIEDLLLSVGLAVSAFGATRDFLAHLELSLPEGPACLVLDIRMPGQSGMEFRRQMLEQGLRFPTIFITGHGDIPMSVEAMKTGAIEFLTKPFRDQDLLDAIQQGIALDRQRRAQDGQLLELRSRWNSLSSGEQSVLIGVVRGLLNKQIAGELDVSEITIKVRRSQAMRKMEAGSVAELVRMLEKLGIR from the coding sequence TTGGCTGAGCTCGAAACCGTGTATGTGATCGATGACGACGCCTCGGTGCGCGCGGCCATCGAGGATTTGCTTCTCTCCGTGGGTCTGGCCGTGTCTGCCTTCGGTGCGACGCGCGACTTTCTCGCCCATCTGGAGCTGAGCCTGCCCGAGGGGCCGGCCTGCCTTGTGCTGGACATTCGCATGCCGGGCCAGAGCGGCATGGAGTTCAGGCGCCAGATGCTGGAGCAGGGACTGCGTTTTCCTACCATCTTCATCACCGGCCATGGCGATATTCCCATGAGCGTGGAGGCCATGAAGACCGGGGCCATAGAGTTTCTGACCAAGCCGTTTCGTGATCAGGATCTGCTGGATGCCATACAGCAAGGTATTGCCCTTGATCGCCAGCGTCGTGCACAGGATGGGCAGTTGCTGGAGTTGCGTTCGCGTTGGAACTCGCTGTCCAGTGGGGAGCAGTCGGTGTTGATTGGCGTGGTGCGAGGCCTGCTCAACAAGCAGATCGCGGGAGAGCTGGATGTCAGCGAAATCACCATCAAAGTCAGGCGATCTCAAGCCATGCGCAAGATGGAAGCTGGCTCGGTTGCCGAGCTGGTGCGCATGCTGGAGAAGCTGGGCATCCGCTGA
- a CDS encoding efflux RND transporter permease subunit, translated as MIERIVNLSFARRGVVWLIFIFAALYGGFSWKQLPLEAYPDIADVTSQIVTQVPGLAAEEIEQQITIPLERALLATPAMHVLRSRSLFGLSLITVVFEDGVDGYWARQRLKERMDEVDLPYGARAALDPYSSPTGEVYRYTLESPTHSLRELSELQQWVVIPRLKKAQSVVDVTNFGGLTTQFMLELDPAHLLQYGLTLSQVIEALNANNASGGGSVIDRGEVSYVVRGVGLLRSLDDMGNVVVKTSDNGTPILVKDLGRLTYGNVERRGILGKDDNSDTLEGIVLLLKDANPSKALEGIHAAVKELNEKLLPPDVKVVPYLDRTTLIERTTHTVGKTLAEGMIVVTLVLLLFLGSPRAALIVALTIPMALLLAFVFMHHAKIPANLLSLGAIDFGILVDGAVVVVENILRRREAQEDKPLTPRDAVSATLQVARPIFFGMCVIAAAYLPLFGFERIEYKLFSPMASAVGAALVGALAVALLLTPGLAWLAFRRPRKIFHNPVLSFLGERYDRFLGVAVGRMRWLVGAVAAALVALVLLAGTIGRDFLPYLDEGSIWLQVQMPPGITLDKARDMADELRRATLQFPEVSYIVTQTGRNDDGTDYWTPSHIEASVGLHPYDQWKSGLNKQQLIAKMAERFEQMPGYTVGFMQPMIDGVQDKLSGAHSDLTVKVYGQDLNEDRRVADEMVGILSKVPGAADVAVDIEPPLPNLRIDLDRAAAARYGINAADVAQLISTGVGGASIGQLYVGERSYDMTVRFAPGTRSSPEAIGALRLAAANGAHVPLADVARISTTVGQSVIVREGGERHILVKLNVRGRDLAGFLKDAHEALDARLQYDHQKIHIEWGGQFENLQRAEARLLVILPLTLGIMLVLLFGEFGNLRQPLLVLGVVPLAMIGGFAGLHLRGMTLNVSSAVGFIALFGVAVLSGVLMVSQINRLRREDGLELREAVLEGASSRMRPVLMTATVAAFGLMPAMLATGLGSDVQRPLATVVVCGLASATLLTLLLLPNLYYVIELRAQRALERKRRRAAERGELDDEDAAPVATATAERMAP; from the coding sequence ATGATCGAGCGCATCGTCAATCTCAGTTTTGCACGTCGCGGCGTGGTGTGGCTGATCTTCATCTTTGCGGCCCTGTATGGCGGGTTCAGCTGGAAGCAGCTGCCGCTCGAGGCCTATCCCGATATCGCCGATGTGACCTCGCAGATCGTCACCCAGGTGCCGGGTCTGGCGGCCGAGGAAATCGAGCAGCAGATCACGATTCCGCTGGAGCGTGCGCTGCTGGCCACACCGGCCATGCATGTACTGCGTTCGCGCAGCCTGTTCGGCCTGTCGCTGATCACCGTGGTGTTCGAGGACGGGGTCGACGGCTACTGGGCGCGCCAGCGCCTCAAGGAGCGCATGGACGAGGTCGATCTTCCCTATGGCGCGCGCGCTGCGCTCGACCCCTACAGCTCACCCACGGGCGAGGTTTACCGCTATACGCTGGAAAGCCCCACTCACAGCCTGCGCGAGTTGTCCGAGCTGCAGCAGTGGGTGGTGATTCCGCGCCTCAAGAAAGCACAGTCCGTGGTGGATGTGACGAATTTCGGCGGCCTGACCACGCAGTTCATGCTCGAACTCGACCCCGCGCACCTGCTGCAGTACGGGCTGACCCTGTCCCAGGTGATTGAGGCCCTCAATGCCAACAACGCCAGCGGCGGCGGCAGCGTCATAGACCGTGGTGAAGTCTCCTATGTGGTGCGCGGCGTGGGCCTGCTGAGATCGCTCGACGACATGGGCAATGTGGTGGTCAAGACCTCGGACAACGGCACGCCGATTCTGGTCAAGGACCTGGGGCGCCTGACCTATGGCAACGTGGAGCGTCGCGGCATTCTGGGCAAGGACGACAACTCCGACACGCTGGAAGGCATCGTGCTGCTGCTCAAGGACGCGAACCCTTCCAAGGCGCTGGAAGGCATCCATGCTGCGGTGAAGGAGCTCAACGAGAAGCTGCTTCCACCCGACGTCAAGGTCGTGCCCTATCTGGACCGCACCACGCTGATCGAGCGCACCACGCATACCGTGGGCAAGACTCTGGCCGAAGGCATGATCGTCGTGACTCTGGTGCTGCTGCTGTTCCTCGGCAGCCCGCGCGCGGCGCTGATCGTGGCGTTGACGATTCCCATGGCGCTGCTGCTGGCCTTTGTGTTCATGCATCACGCCAAGATTCCGGCAAATCTGCTGTCGCTGGGAGCCATAGATTTCGGTATTTTGGTCGATGGTGCTGTGGTCGTGGTCGAGAACATTCTGCGCCGCCGCGAGGCCCAGGAGGACAAGCCCTTGACGCCGCGCGACGCCGTCTCGGCCACGCTGCAGGTGGCGCGCCCCATCTTCTTCGGCATGTGCGTGATCGCAGCCGCCTATCTGCCGCTGTTCGGTTTCGAGCGCATCGAGTACAAGCTGTTCTCGCCCATGGCCAGTGCCGTTGGGGCGGCACTGGTGGGGGCGCTGGCCGTGGCACTGCTGCTCACGCCGGGCCTGGCCTGGCTGGCCTTTCGCCGTCCGCGCAAGATCTTCCACAACCCCGTGCTCAGCTTTCTGGGCGAGCGCTATGACCGCTTTCTCGGCGTCGCCGTGGGGCGGATGCGCTGGCTGGTGGGGGCCGTAGCGGCGGCGTTGGTAGCGCTGGTGCTGCTGGCCGGCACCATAGGCCGCGACTTCCTGCCCTATCTGGACGAAGGCTCGATCTGGCTGCAAGTGCAGATGCCTCCCGGCATCACGCTGGACAAAGCCCGCGACATGGCCGACGAGCTGCGCCGGGCCACGCTGCAGTTTCCCGAGGTGTCCTATATCGTGACCCAGACCGGCCGCAACGATGACGGCACCGACTACTGGACGCCTTCGCACATCGAGGCCAGCGTGGGCCTGCATCCCTACGACCAATGGAAGTCGGGCCTGAACAAGCAGCAACTGATCGCCAAGATGGCCGAACGCTTCGAGCAGATGCCCGGCTATACCGTGGGCTTCATGCAGCCCATGATCGACGGCGTGCAGGACAAGCTCTCGGGTGCGCACAGCGATCTGACCGTGAAGGTCTACGGCCAGGACCTGAACGAGGACCGGCGCGTGGCAGACGAGATGGTGGGCATTCTGTCCAAGGTGCCCGGTGCGGCCGACGTGGCCGTGGACATCGAGCCGCCGCTGCCCAATCTGCGCATAGACCTGGACCGTGCGGCTGCCGCGCGCTACGGAATCAACGCGGCCGATGTGGCCCAGCTGATCTCCACGGGCGTGGGCGGGGCCTCCATAGGCCAGCTCTATGTGGGTGAACGCAGCTACGACATGACGGTGCGCTTCGCGCCCGGTACTCGCAGCAGCCCCGAAGCCATAGGTGCGCTGCGTCTGGCCGCTGCCAACGGTGCCCATGTGCCGTTGGCCGATGTGGCGCGCATCAGCACCACGGTGGGTCAGAGCGTGATCGTGCGCGAGGGCGGCGAGCGCCACATCCTGGTCAAGCTCAATGTGCGCGGCCGTGATCTAGCAGGCTTCCTCAAGGATGCGCATGAGGCTCTCGATGCCCGGCTCCAGTACGACCACCAGAAGATCCATATCGAGTGGGGCGGCCAGTTCGAGAACCTGCAGCGTGCCGAGGCACGGCTGCTGGTCATCCTGCCACTGACGCTGGGCATCATGCTGGTGCTGCTGTTCGGCGAGTTCGGCAATCTGCGCCAGCCGCTGCTGGTGCTGGGCGTGGTGCCGCTGGCCATGATCGGCGGCTTTGCCGGGCTGCATCTGCGCGGCATGACGCTCAATGTCTCGAGTGCCGTGGGCTTCATTGCGCTGTTCGGTGTGGCCGTGCTGTCGGGCGTGCTCATGGTTTCGCAGATCAACCGGCTGCGTCGCGAGGACGGTCTGGAGTTGCGCGAGGCCGTGCTCGAGGGGGCATCTAGCCGTATGCGCCCGGTGCTTATGACGGCCACGGTGGCGGCCTTCGGTCTCATGCCGGCCATGCTTGCTACGGGCCTGGGCAGTGATGTGCAGCGGCCGCTGGCCACCGTGGTGGTCTGCGGGCTGGCCAGCGCCACCCTGCTTACCCTGCTGCTGCTGCCCAATCTCTATTACGTGATCGAGCTGCGTGCCCAGCGTGCGCTTGAGCGCAAGCGCCGGCGGGCGGCCGAGCGCGGGGAACTCGACGACGAGGATGCAGCCCCCGTTGCCACCGCCACTGCGGAGCGCATGGCCCCCTGA